One Bos javanicus breed banteng chromosome 9, ARS-OSU_banteng_1.0, whole genome shotgun sequence DNA window includes the following coding sequences:
- the LOC133254238 gene encoding large ribosomal subunit protein P1-like, whose amino-acid sequence MVTEGKINALVKAAGVNTGPSWPGLFANTLASVNIGDLTRKAGASGPAPAASAELDGGPAPSTPAAPGENKKAEAQERI is encoded by the coding sequence ATGGTCACGGAGGGCAAGATCAATGCCCTCGTTAAAGCAGCCGGTGTAAACACTGGCCCTTCCTGGCCAGGCTTGTTTGCAAACACTTTGGCCAGTGTCAACATTGGGGACCTCACCCGCAAGGCGGGGGCTAGTGGGCCTGCTCCAGCAGCTAGTGCTGAACTAGACGGAGGtcctgccccctccacccctgctGCCCCGGGTGAGAACAAGAAAGCAGAAGCCCAGGAAAGAATCTGA